From the genome of Polyangiaceae bacterium, one region includes:
- a CDS encoding AHH domain-containing protein, with amino-acid sequence MKKALENSVFKFKRKAGESTHHIVPIESNVEGAERCRKLLDKLKLNIDEEYNGVFLPMYKNSPNPGGAIVHATLDNPVYYKKVLDSLRKATSQADAIRRLRRIRETLLDGTFYHANL; translated from the coding sequence TTGAAGAAGGCGCTGGAAAATTCAGTATTCAAATTCAAAAGAAAGGCTGGTGAATCGACGCACCACATCGTACCGATCGAGAGTAACGTGGAGGGCGCTGAGCGGTGCCGCAAACTCCTTGACAAGCTCAAGCTCAACATCGACGAGGAGTACAATGGCGTGTTCTTGCCGATGTACAAGAATTCGCCGAATCCCGGTGGCGCCATTGTGCACGCGACGCTAGACAACCCAGTATACTACAAAAAGGTTCTAGACTCACTCAGGAAAGCAACTTCTCAGGCAGATGCGATTCGGAGACTCCGCCGAATCCGCGAAACCCTTCTCGATGGGACATTCTACCATGCGAATCTATGA
- a CDS encoding DUF4132 domain-containing protein has product MRRFELIEGSSSKFWQIEQDGPKLTIQWGKIGTAGQSQTKDFPSDAKATAEHDKLVKEKTKKGYAEVAAMPDGAPAPKPRATKPAAPAVTADTTPAAAAEANATPIAASVPSEAPNAAVEIDWSGLQVDRRLVPHRHGRYRPTEAQRNADPWQALQSAWSKWKSICPFDKIIVAAELVPAANEARRWLEADAPGPLSPLEAAVVDSLLGLSCDTDSFPAMRALTEASIAKYGATWILDMLVASTRVRIERYSDPPMCALHHEAESIGPFTTGTETSHRLAFIAQSLSDEAYAELCAAAEARWPMWSYFRKVHVLTVIPGHTKLADALGEEWLACSGHVEGYTKPTYSNDGIAPQFDFAYSRPMMAKLAKKAVSRAFAGGCLVGNLWRLLDLVGADVIPIVKISNENVDWSGGVRGGLEVASLVRGPETAALMVSHLAAMNMAVQWLEKNPVLAIPALADAMASGSAIGDRAAVVFIDMDRAHPGLADRLDLRPAARSAMQKLREKMAPKPDASLDELPGVLANPPWLSGKRADALPIVANVAMQAYPDVIHEDENGLLAQAREDVKTYSKSRMTYADASENLSHRWYKKYVSRNIVSLEKSDFEKAFAQWPADAWGAGYHVLVPLVVLGVEAIGGYPRIAAANSIHFASTLKDIVESPKIALFYAYARTLKNARRYAEVWLQKFPKAAAVGLVPTAVGPHTKAREQAESALRFLVARGHGEVVRSVGESYGREVKAALDAALDADPRDRYPAKLPKLGSWCNVEKMPRPLLKGREKALPKQAVEAIFMMLAFSTPDSLYVGIEDVIAICDRASLEDFSWALFNEWQMAGASSKENWAMQQLGILGGDEVARKLTPLIRTWPGESLQARAVSGLDILARIGTDLALMHLNGIAQKVKFKGLQEKAREKMDEVAQNRGLTADELADRLVPDLDLDPDGSRTLDFGPRQFRVSFDEALKPVVVDSSGKPLSDLPKPNKSDDAAKAKEAETIWKTLKKDVKAIAQNQIVRLELAMCSQRRWELDSFRALFLEHPLLIHLVRRLIWGVYTEEGARTGAFRVAEDSSLADAHDSAFSLPDGAYVGIVHPLELPDSEKAAFGQILGDYGVVQPFQQIGRDTYGPTDEERKSASINRREGHFVPVGKILGLVEKGWRKGHPQDAGWIWDMYKPLPGGLTATLDLRTGIAADMQMTEPKQEIGSIFVSHKQNSKFTLGDLQPVVYSELVRDLVQLGSAT; this is encoded by the coding sequence ATGCGCCGGTTTGAGCTCATCGAAGGGTCCTCGAGTAAGTTTTGGCAAATCGAACAGGATGGCCCGAAGCTGACCATCCAGTGGGGAAAGATCGGTACGGCCGGTCAAAGCCAAACGAAAGACTTTCCAAGCGACGCGAAAGCGACCGCCGAACACGATAAGCTCGTCAAGGAAAAAACAAAAAAGGGTTACGCCGAAGTCGCCGCAATGCCCGACGGAGCGCCCGCGCCGAAACCTCGAGCGACCAAACCGGCAGCGCCCGCCGTCACGGCCGATACGACGCCCGCGGCGGCCGCTGAAGCGAACGCGACACCGATTGCAGCGAGCGTACCGAGCGAAGCGCCGAATGCAGCCGTTGAAATCGATTGGAGCGGCCTGCAAGTGGACCGGAGGCTCGTGCCGCACAGGCATGGTCGTTATCGGCCGACGGAGGCGCAACGAAATGCCGATCCTTGGCAGGCATTGCAATCGGCGTGGTCGAAATGGAAATCCATTTGTCCTTTCGATAAAATCATCGTCGCCGCGGAGCTCGTTCCGGCCGCGAACGAAGCGCGACGATGGCTCGAAGCAGACGCGCCGGGACCGCTGTCGCCGCTCGAAGCGGCGGTGGTCGATTCGCTCTTGGGGTTGTCGTGCGACACGGATAGTTTTCCCGCAATGCGAGCGCTCACGGAGGCGTCGATCGCAAAATATGGCGCGACGTGGATCCTCGATATGCTCGTTGCATCGACGCGCGTGCGCATCGAGCGATACAGTGATCCGCCCATGTGCGCCCTGCATCACGAAGCGGAGAGCATTGGGCCATTCACGACGGGCACGGAGACGTCGCATCGATTGGCGTTCATTGCGCAAAGCCTTTCGGATGAAGCTTATGCGGAGCTTTGCGCAGCGGCCGAAGCGCGCTGGCCGATGTGGTCGTATTTTCGGAAGGTGCACGTGCTCACGGTCATTCCGGGGCACACGAAATTGGCGGACGCTTTGGGTGAAGAATGGCTTGCGTGTTCGGGTCATGTGGAAGGGTATACGAAGCCGACGTATTCCAATGACGGAATCGCGCCGCAATTCGATTTTGCCTACAGCCGTCCGATGATGGCGAAGCTGGCGAAAAAGGCGGTCAGTCGAGCGTTTGCGGGCGGATGTTTGGTGGGGAATTTGTGGCGCCTTCTGGATCTGGTCGGTGCCGATGTGATTCCCATCGTAAAAATAAGCAATGAAAATGTCGATTGGTCAGGCGGTGTTCGAGGCGGGCTCGAAGTCGCGTCGCTCGTACGAGGGCCGGAGACGGCCGCGTTGATGGTGTCGCACTTGGCTGCAATGAACATGGCAGTGCAATGGCTCGAGAAAAACCCGGTGCTCGCCATTCCTGCGCTGGCGGATGCCATGGCTTCAGGATCCGCCATTGGAGACCGGGCGGCCGTGGTATTCATCGATATGGATCGCGCTCATCCGGGGCTTGCGGATCGATTGGATTTGCGCCCGGCGGCTCGGTCGGCCATGCAAAAGCTTCGAGAAAAGATGGCGCCGAAACCGGATGCGTCGCTCGACGAATTGCCGGGCGTCTTGGCGAATCCTCCGTGGCTATCGGGCAAACGGGCCGATGCGCTTCCCATCGTGGCGAACGTCGCGATGCAAGCTTATCCCGACGTCATACACGAGGACGAAAATGGACTGCTCGCGCAAGCTCGTGAAGACGTCAAGACATATTCCAAGTCGCGAATGACATACGCTGATGCGTCCGAAAACCTGAGTCATCGGTGGTACAAAAAATACGTGTCGCGGAACATCGTATCGCTCGAGAAGTCGGACTTCGAGAAAGCTTTTGCGCAGTGGCCTGCCGACGCATGGGGGGCTGGATATCACGTCCTCGTGCCGCTCGTGGTTTTGGGTGTGGAAGCGATTGGAGGCTACCCGCGAATCGCGGCTGCCAATTCGATACATTTTGCTTCGACGCTGAAGGACATCGTCGAATCGCCGAAAATCGCGCTGTTTTACGCCTATGCCCGCACGTTGAAGAATGCTCGTCGATATGCGGAAGTATGGCTGCAAAAATTCCCGAAAGCGGCTGCCGTGGGCCTCGTGCCGACGGCCGTGGGACCTCACACGAAGGCACGCGAACAAGCTGAATCGGCATTGCGGTTTTTGGTGGCAAGAGGGCACGGCGAAGTGGTACGAAGCGTTGGCGAATCGTACGGTCGTGAAGTAAAAGCGGCGCTCGATGCAGCGCTCGATGCGGATCCGCGTGATCGATATCCGGCGAAACTGCCGAAGCTCGGATCATGGTGCAATGTGGAAAAAATGCCCCGGCCGCTCTTGAAAGGGCGCGAAAAAGCATTGCCCAAGCAAGCGGTCGAAGCCATCTTCATGATGCTCGCATTCTCCACGCCCGATTCTTTGTACGTGGGCATCGAAGACGTGATTGCCATATGCGACAGGGCGTCGCTCGAAGATTTTTCCTGGGCGCTCTTCAATGAATGGCAAATGGCGGGGGCGTCATCCAAGGAAAATTGGGCGATGCAGCAGCTCGGAATCCTGGGTGGCGACGAAGTGGCGCGAAAGTTGACACCGCTCATTCGCACTTGGCCGGGGGAATCGCTCCAGGCGCGAGCCGTTTCGGGGCTGGACATTTTGGCGCGAATTGGCACCGACCTGGCGCTGATGCACCTCAATGGCATTGCCCAAAAGGTGAAGTTCAAGGGGCTTCAAGAAAAAGCGCGCGAAAAAATGGACGAAGTCGCGCAAAACCGGGGCCTCACCGCGGACGAGCTCGCCGATCGCCTCGTTCCAGATCTGGACCTCGATCCGGATGGTTCTCGCACATTGGACTTCGGCCCGCGGCAGTTCCGAGTGAGCTTCGACGAAGCGTTGAAACCGGTCGTCGTCGATTCATCCGGAAAACCACTGAGCGATTTGCCGAAGCCGAACAAATCGGACGATGCGGCGAAAGCGAAAGAAGCAGAGACGATTTGGAAGACGCTGAAAAAGGACGTCAAGGCGATTGCGCAAAATCAAATCGTTCGTCTCGAATTGGCGATGTGTTCTCAAAGGCGCTGGGAATTGGATTCATTCCGTGCGCTTTTCCTCGAACATCCGCTCCTCATTCATCTCGTGCGGCGGCTCATCTGGGGCGTGTACACGGAAGAGGGCGCGCGAACGGGGGCATTTCGCGTGGCCGAGGACAGCTCGCTGGCAGATGCGCACGATTCGGCGTTCTCGTTGCCGGACGGAGCGTACGTGGGGATCGTGCATCCATTGGAATTGCCTGATTCCGAGAAGGCGGCGTTTGGGCAGATCTTGGGCGATTACGGTGTCGTGCAGCCATTTCAGCAAATCGGTCGCGATACGTACGGCCCGACAGACGAAGAGCGCAAGTCCGCTTCGATCAATCGGCGCGAAGGGCATTTCGTGCCGGTTGGCAAGATCCTCGGACTCGTCGAAAAGGGTTGGCGCAAAGGGCATCCGCAGGACGCAGGCTGGATCTGGGACATGTACAAACCGCTTCCTGGTGGATTGACTGCCACGCTGGATTTGCGGACGGGTATTGCGGCCGACATGCAGATGACCGAGCCGAAGCAAGAGATTGGGAGCATTTTCGTGTCGCACAAGCAGAATAGCAAATTCACGCTCGGTGATTTGCAACCGGTGGTATATTCGGAGCTGGTGCGGGACCTCGTGCAGCTCGGGAGTGCGACGTGA
- a CDS encoding AAA family ATPase encodes MYRDELARLEKDDTGPRPPGWKLSPKAVRTFVLGDSAREIKQKFVGHAAVIDRAMVSLATSRGLLLVGEPGTAKSWLSELLAAAISGVSTLTIQGSAATSEDQIKYSWNYALLLAEGPGERALVPGPVLSGMRDGKIVRFEEITRCPAEVQDGLLSILSDRVLTIPELGDAGVVFAREGFNVIATANTRDRGVNEMSAALKRRFNFETLFPIGDLASEIDLVRRESTRLLEASGVKTVLPDPVLEVLVTTFRELRTGTSSDGQPLERLSTVLSTAEAVSVAHAVGVRAAFLGNGEALPGDVIDCLAGAAVKDNAEDLEKLRRYLETVASKRKAPHWAALHAARSRL; translated from the coding sequence ATGTATCGCGACGAGCTCGCGCGGCTCGAAAAGGACGATACGGGGCCGCGTCCGCCGGGCTGGAAACTGTCGCCCAAAGCCGTGCGAACGTTCGTGCTAGGAGATTCGGCGCGCGAAATCAAACAAAAATTCGTGGGTCACGCGGCGGTCATCGATCGGGCGATGGTATCACTGGCGACGTCGCGCGGGCTTTTGCTGGTCGGAGAGCCTGGAACGGCGAAAAGCTGGCTTTCGGAATTGCTCGCGGCGGCCATTTCCGGCGTGTCGACGTTGACCATTCAAGGGAGCGCGGCGACATCCGAGGATCAAATCAAATATTCGTGGAACTACGCGCTTTTGTTGGCCGAAGGTCCAGGCGAACGGGCGCTCGTGCCGGGCCCGGTATTGTCGGGAATGCGCGACGGTAAAATCGTACGGTTCGAAGAGATCACTCGGTGTCCGGCGGAGGTGCAGGATGGACTTTTGTCCATATTATCGGACCGAGTGCTCACGATTCCCGAGCTCGGGGACGCGGGTGTGGTATTTGCGCGCGAGGGGTTCAACGTGATCGCGACGGCGAATACGCGCGATCGCGGCGTAAACGAAATGAGCGCTGCGTTGAAACGGCGATTCAATTTCGAAACGTTGTTTCCCATTGGAGACTTGGCGTCGGAAATCGACCTTGTGAGGCGCGAATCGACGAGGTTGCTCGAAGCGTCGGGTGTCAAAACGGTATTGCCGGATCCGGTGCTCGAAGTGCTCGTGACGACGTTTCGCGAATTGCGCACGGGGACGTCGAGCGATGGTCAGCCGCTGGAGCGATTGTCGACGGTGTTATCGACGGCGGAGGCGGTATCGGTTGCGCATGCGGTTGGCGTTCGTGCGGCGTTTTTGGGCAATGGCGAAGCGCTTCCAGGGGACGTCATCGATTGCCTTGCGGGTGCGGCGGTCAAAGACAACGCTGAAGACTTGGAGAAGTTGCGGCGATACCTGGAGACCGTAGCGAGCAAGCGCAAAGCTCCGCATTGGGCGGCATTGCATGCGGCGCGGTCGAGGTTGTAA
- a CDS encoding VWA domain-containing protein: protein MTAYDPETRWRLILGRAGDDGLGPSTMGAEALEMENALSWLYDREVEGDQRRSVARGAGPGRGRNHPLDVPDWINEIHRLFPKEAIERLESDALQRYGILEVVTRPEALENVTPSLSLAEAILRCKSRMDTRVLDAARALVARVVEDLKKRLCEEIEHRLGATPFRHRRSRFRVAKNLDALRTIRKNLRHYDQERRKLIIQRPEFFARVRRFGPRHQVIIVVDQSGSMARNIIHAAVVASVLWQLPATRTHLVVYDTEVVDLTPHVDDPVELLMRVQLGGGTDGAKALQYASQLIEVPHRTILLWITDFEDTPEALVREVRSLVGEGVIIFGAASLDDQVQGAYDHGVAQAVADAGAHVAATTPSKLVGWLVEKIRQ, encoded by the coding sequence ATGACGGCGTACGATCCGGAGACTCGATGGCGATTGATTCTCGGTCGAGCGGGCGACGACGGGCTTGGGCCTTCCACGATGGGCGCCGAGGCGCTCGAAATGGAGAATGCGCTTTCGTGGCTGTATGATCGCGAGGTCGAAGGGGACCAGCGAAGAAGTGTCGCACGTGGTGCAGGTCCGGGACGCGGGCGCAATCATCCGCTCGACGTGCCTGATTGGATCAATGAAATTCATCGACTGTTTCCGAAAGAAGCGATCGAGCGTCTGGAATCCGATGCGCTTCAGCGATACGGCATTCTCGAAGTGGTGACGAGGCCCGAAGCGCTCGAGAACGTCACGCCTTCGTTGTCGCTCGCGGAGGCGATATTGCGCTGCAAGTCGCGTATGGATACGCGTGTGCTCGACGCGGCGCGGGCGCTCGTGGCGCGCGTCGTGGAGGACTTGAAAAAGCGATTGTGCGAAGAAATCGAGCATCGGTTGGGGGCGACGCCATTTCGTCATCGTCGTTCGCGTTTTCGAGTGGCGAAGAATTTGGATGCGCTGCGAACGATTCGAAAAAACCTGCGTCACTATGACCAAGAACGACGCAAATTGATTATACAAAGACCCGAATTTTTCGCTCGCGTCAGGCGATTTGGGCCGCGGCATCAAGTCATCATCGTCGTCGATCAATCAGGTTCGATGGCGCGGAACATCATTCATGCGGCGGTCGTGGCGTCGGTTTTATGGCAATTGCCCGCCACGCGAACGCATCTCGTCGTATACGATACGGAAGTGGTGGACTTGACGCCGCATGTGGACGATCCCGTCGAGCTTTTGATGCGCGTGCAGCTCGGTGGAGGAACCGACGGCGCCAAGGCATTGCAATACGCGTCGCAGTTGATTGAAGTGCCGCATCGGACGATATTGTTGTGGATAACGGATTTCGAGGATACGCCAGAAGCATTGGTGCGCGAAGTGCGGTCGCTCGTGGGTGAGGGCGTCATTATATTCGGTGCTGCGTCGCTCGACGATCAGGTGCAAGGCGCGTATGACCATGGGGTTGCGCAAGCGGTAGCGGATGCGGGGGCGCACGTGGCGGCGACCACGCCGAGCAAGCTCGTGGGGTGGCTGGTGGAGAAAATCCGGCAATGA
- a CDS encoding SWIM zinc finger family protein has protein sequence MRSDLATMTPEALAALSNVGLVKRAQKEMAEGKGPIVREESDGTVVATFAEGVSTKLLVGKALKDTFCSCGAKGVCRHRVAAVLAYAANAGTETRPPWAMTTEELEVWLGERISLVDAAESAGVDIEVGTRPWAARFSGCTVRFLAGADLSHAKCDCAASWCVHVPLAVRAFQRLSIEDRERISTQVRLGPPPRQVAPEAALSGMSVYLGRLLQRGIADARGLDQARAEARAHVRDCPWLDAVLEDLEAQRTAWENRSALHDAGKVRALLMEGFARVRAAKHGSDLAALLGVGEPLEVPLEKARLLSLGARLSAVGSSRSLEVLFWDGATVVSWLVPIPANAEPATVTAVGQTPLSVLAAGQVVSRHLVRLARRTIEIRRGRDTAVLPQRGEWVDIPAPHGFSGPGALLANEKDRPPWFLRHRARTDALRVVATPNGVKGLFWSPGRQTLSGFIEDDDGSLLVERSYEWFAPGAITSLVQALPKALYVSGWLRGSGAMKVLEPIAVVVGESSDAAHVIVPDLAPDAPIPALPMTALEPANPLDTVLGRLEAALDTLAQEGALGGRIPPLGGLLAGVGLRRIAETFGKLEAARAAGDAAAATNAWVDVAIAVALARA, from the coding sequence ATGAGGTCCGACCTTGCGACGATGACACCGGAGGCTCTCGCGGCGCTTTCCAACGTTGGTCTCGTAAAACGTGCGCAGAAGGAAATGGCCGAAGGGAAGGGGCCTATCGTTCGCGAGGAATCGGACGGGACGGTCGTTGCGACGTTTGCGGAAGGTGTTTCGACAAAGTTATTGGTGGGCAAAGCGCTGAAGGATACGTTTTGCAGTTGCGGTGCGAAAGGCGTATGTCGGCATCGCGTGGCGGCGGTGCTCGCGTATGCGGCAAATGCGGGGACGGAGACGCGGCCGCCTTGGGCGATGACGACGGAAGAGCTCGAGGTTTGGCTTGGCGAACGGATTTCGCTCGTGGATGCAGCGGAATCTGCGGGCGTGGACATCGAGGTTGGAACGCGTCCGTGGGCGGCGCGTTTTTCCGGATGTACTGTGCGATTTTTGGCGGGCGCGGACCTTTCGCATGCCAAATGTGATTGCGCTGCTTCGTGGTGTGTGCACGTGCCGCTTGCTGTGCGGGCATTTCAACGGCTTTCCATCGAGGATCGCGAGCGCATATCGACGCAGGTTCGATTGGGGCCGCCTCCGCGGCAAGTGGCGCCGGAGGCTGCGCTTTCGGGCATGTCGGTCTATTTGGGGCGGCTTTTGCAACGAGGCATTGCGGATGCGCGTGGGCTGGATCAGGCGCGTGCGGAAGCGCGTGCGCACGTGCGCGATTGTCCGTGGCTCGATGCGGTGCTCGAAGACCTGGAAGCACAGCGGACGGCGTGGGAGAATCGGTCGGCATTGCACGACGCGGGCAAGGTGCGGGCGCTTCTGATGGAAGGGTTTGCCCGCGTGCGCGCGGCCAAACATGGGAGCGACCTGGCGGCGCTTTTGGGCGTGGGTGAACCGCTCGAAGTGCCGCTCGAGAAAGCGCGCCTGTTGTCGCTTGGGGCAAGGCTTTCGGCGGTGGGGTCGTCGCGGTCGCTCGAGGTGCTTTTTTGGGACGGAGCGACGGTGGTTTCGTGGCTCGTGCCGATTCCGGCGAATGCGGAGCCGGCGACGGTGACGGCGGTTGGACAAACGCCGCTGAGTGTGCTTGCGGCGGGGCAGGTGGTATCGCGGCATTTGGTGCGATTGGCGCGACGAACGATCGAGATACGTCGCGGGAGAGACACGGCGGTTCTCCCACAACGCGGTGAATGGGTTGACATACCGGCTCCTCATGGTTTTTCCGGGCCAGGTGCATTGTTGGCAAACGAAAAGGATAGGCCTCCGTGGTTTTTGCGTCATAGGGCGCGGACGGATGCGCTGCGGGTCGTGGCGACGCCGAACGGTGTAAAAGGTTTGTTCTGGTCTCCGGGGCGTCAAACGTTATCGGGCTTCATCGAAGACGACGATGGATCGCTGCTCGTCGAGCGGTCCTATGAATGGTTTGCCCCGGGAGCGATTACATCGCTCGTGCAGGCATTGCCAAAGGCGCTTTACGTATCCGGTTGGCTTCGAGGTTCCGGCGCAATGAAGGTGCTCGAACCGATTGCGGTTGTCGTGGGTGAAAGCAGTGACGCGGCTCATGTCATCGTGCCGGACTTGGCGCCGGATGCGCCGATTCCTGCGCTTCCAATGACCGCGCTAGAGCCGGCGAATCCGCTGGATACGGTGCTCGGGCGGCTCGAGGCTGCGCTGGACACGCTGGCGCAGGAGGGCGCGCTCGGTGGGCGCATTCCGCCGCTTGGAGGGCTGCTCGCGGGGGTCGGCTTGCGACGGATCGCGGAGACGTTCGGGAAGTTGGAAGCGGCGCGGGCAGCCGGGGATGCAGCGGCCGCGACGAATGCGTGGGTGGATGTCGCGATTGCGGTGGCGCTAGCGAGGGCGTGA
- a CDS encoding CocE/NonD family hydrolase, with the protein MTTKATVSFDSISSGQGRSLRVASKVAGLLAVLASTSACSDPAAMKPEPEASFSVRGSVEQVHVWKAPPMAKIELHDSTGALVQEGVADEQGSLVLRNVPPGNDYEVVVPELVELNTVKPVRVMSVEGSLPNPEFYSSQKFVAGFNYITMRDGTKLAAYITLPGPPENGPYPTVVNYSGYNPAQPGAPIGNYSFLCGDLPILCDAPNDASAIIAGLNGYATVGVNMRGTGCSGGAYDYFETLQSLDGYDIIEAVAAQDWVLHHKVGMTGLSYPGITQLFVARTRPPSLAAITPLSVIGGTHTTMRPGGIFNDGFALEWITGVLDKAAPYGQGWEQARVDAGDTVCQENQLLHSQRANVIDTAQATAYYTDDLVKPLDPTAFVNEIDIPVFLASSFQDEQTGPYFFTLLDQFKSSPLTRFTVYNGIHPDAFAPQVLVEWKAFLDIYVAQTVPSVSKQVRELAPILFETIFKAKSELPPDRFANHATWEDAKKAYEAEGSLRAIFDNGAAETPGAPEGTAELRFGAWPPPTTPTRYFFQSDGSLEPTEPVEMAGASSFVLDVDAGHRGIIAPGGDVWDPLPAYDWRQPGADKAVVFDSAPLATDLVMLGTGSVDIWLRSSVDDADIEVNLSEIRPDGQEMFVQSGWLRASVRKLDGSSTELWPQPTYREADAAPLVPGEWTSMRIGIASFGHVFRAGSRIRIGIDTPGDSRARWTFDLKQFSGEARHDVAHSAMYPSSVVLPVIAGETAQTPLPPCPSLRGQQCRPYAAYTNTPAMP; encoded by the coding sequence ATGACCACGAAAGCTACCGTATCCTTCGATTCCATTTCTTCTGGACAAGGCCGATCTCTGCGGGTGGCATCCAAAGTAGCAGGGCTGCTCGCGGTGCTCGCATCGACGTCCGCTTGTAGCGATCCTGCGGCGATGAAGCCCGAGCCCGAAGCGAGTTTCTCCGTGCGGGGCAGCGTCGAGCAGGTTCACGTGTGGAAAGCGCCGCCAATGGCGAAAATCGAGCTTCACGATTCGACAGGGGCGCTCGTGCAGGAGGGCGTAGCCGACGAGCAGGGAAGTTTGGTGCTACGCAATGTCCCGCCGGGAAACGATTACGAAGTCGTCGTGCCCGAGCTCGTCGAGCTCAATACGGTAAAGCCCGTGCGTGTCATGAGCGTCGAGGGCAGTTTGCCCAATCCCGAGTTTTATTCCAGCCAGAAATTCGTGGCAGGGTTCAATTACATCACCATGCGCGACGGCACGAAGCTCGCCGCATACATTACGCTCCCTGGTCCGCCTGAAAATGGTCCGTACCCGACCGTCGTCAATTATTCGGGTTACAATCCCGCTCAGCCCGGGGCGCCCATTGGCAATTATTCATTTCTTTGCGGCGACCTGCCGATCCTCTGCGACGCACCGAATGATGCGAGCGCGATCATTGCGGGGCTCAATGGTTATGCGACCGTCGGCGTGAACATGCGCGGTACGGGTTGCTCGGGCGGAGCTTACGATTACTTCGAAACGCTGCAAAGCCTCGATGGGTACGACATCATCGAAGCCGTGGCGGCGCAGGATTGGGTACTGCATCATAAAGTGGGTATGACGGGTTTGTCGTACCCGGGCATTACGCAGCTCTTCGTGGCGCGAACCCGTCCACCGAGCCTCGCGGCAATCACGCCATTGTCGGTCATTGGCGGTACGCATACCACGATGCGGCCGGGAGGCATCTTCAATGATGGCTTCGCGCTCGAATGGATCACGGGCGTGCTCGACAAAGCAGCCCCGTACGGTCAGGGCTGGGAACAGGCTCGTGTCGATGCGGGAGATACCGTGTGCCAAGAGAATCAGCTCTTGCACAGCCAGCGTGCCAACGTGATCGACACGGCGCAAGCCACGGCATATTATACCGACGACCTCGTCAAACCGCTCGATCCAACGGCTTTCGTCAATGAGATCGACATTCCCGTATTTCTCGCGTCGTCATTCCAAGACGAACAGACGGGGCCTTACTTCTTTACGCTGCTCGACCAATTCAAGTCGTCGCCGCTGACACGTTTTACCGTCTATAACGGTATTCACCCGGATGCCTTTGCCCCGCAGGTGCTGGTCGAGTGGAAGGCATTTCTCGATATTTACGTAGCGCAGACCGTGCCTTCGGTGAGCAAGCAAGTGCGAGAGCTTGCGCCGATTCTCTTCGAAACCATTTTCAAAGCGAAGTCGGAATTGCCGCCAGATAGGTTTGCGAACCATGCCACGTGGGAGGACGCAAAGAAGGCGTACGAAGCGGAAGGTTCGCTTCGGGCAATCTTCGATAATGGGGCCGCAGAAACCCCAGGCGCTCCCGAGGGGACGGCCGAATTGCGTTTCGGTGCGTGGCCTCCGCCGACGACCCCGACGCGGTATTTCTTCCAAAGCGACGGGTCGCTCGAGCCGACGGAGCCTGTGGAAATGGCGGGTGCTTCGAGTTTCGTGCTCGATGTGGATGCAGGGCATCGCGGCATCATTGCGCCGGGAGGCGACGTGTGGGATCCCCTTCCGGCATATGATTGGAGGCAACCGGGAGCGGACAAGGCCGTTGTATTCGATTCCGCGCCGCTTGCCACGGACCTCGTGATGCTCGGCACGGGAAGCGTGGACATTTGGCTGCGCTCGTCCGTCGACGATGCGGACATCGAGGTGAATTTGAGCGAAATTCGGCCCGATGGGCAAGAGATGTTCGTGCAAAGTGGTTGGCTTCGCGCGAGCGTACGCAAGCTCGATGGTTCGTCGACGGAATTGTGGCCGCAACCGACCTATCGAGAGGCGGATGCCGCGCCGCTCGTGCCGGGTGAATGGACGAGCATGCGTATTGGCATTGCGAGCTTCGGGCACGTGTTTCGAGCGGGATCACGCATTCGCATTGGAATCGACACGCCCGGAGACAGCCGCGCTCGCTGGACGTTCGACTTGAAGCAATTCTCGGGCGAAGCGCGTCATGACGTTGCGCATTCGGCGATGTATCCGTCGAGCGTCGTATTACCGGTCATTGCCGGCGAAACAGCGCAGACGCCACTTCCACCGTGCCCGTCACTGCGCGGTCAGCAGTGCAGGCCGTATGCGGCGTATACGAACACGCCGGCGATGCCTTGA